A DNA window from Nycticebus coucang isolate mNycCou1 chromosome 1, mNycCou1.pri, whole genome shotgun sequence contains the following coding sequences:
- the NDUFS6 gene encoding NADH dehydrogenase [ubiquinone] iron-sulfur protein 6, mitochondrial: MAAAVTFCRLLGPAVQSLPKGARYFGVRTSPTGEKVTHTGQVYDDNDYRKIRFVGRQKEVNENFAIDLIAEQPVSEVESRVISCDGGGGALGHPKVYINLDKETKTGTCGYCGLQFKQHHH; this comes from the exons ATGGCGGCGGCTGTGACCTTCTGCCGGCTACTGGGTCCGGCAGTCCAGAGTCTGCCCAAGGGCGCCAGGTATTTTGGGGTGCGGACCTCGCCAACCGGGGAGAAAGTCACGCACACTGGCCAG GTTTATGATGATAACGACTACAGAAAAATTAGATTTGTAGGTCGTCAGAAAGAG GTGAATGAAAACTTTGCCATTGATTTGATAGCAGAGCAGCCCGTGAGTGAAGTGGAGAGCCGGGTGATATCGTGTGATGGCGGTGGGGGTGCCCTGGGCCACCCCAAGGTGTACATAAACTTG gacaaagaaacaaaaactgggACGTGTGGGTATTGTGGACTCCAGTTCAAACAGCACCATCACTAG
- the MRPL36 gene encoding 39S ribosomal protein L36, mitochondrial codes for MTTLLVQRMVARVVSPLLRLGPRAANPPAFSTLLAGPLRGAGSLLLRGPFPCPQPALGFKTKGVLKKRCKDCYLVKRRGRWFIYCKTNPRHKQRQM; via the coding sequence ATGACAACGCTGTTGGTGCAGAGGATGGTGGCCAGGGTCGTGAGCCCCCTGCTCCGCCTCGGCCCCCGCGCCGCGAACCCTCCCGCCTTCTCCACGCTCCTGGCCGGTCCCCTCCGAGGTGCTGGGTCTCTGCTCCTGCGCGGCCCTTTCCCCTGCCCACAGCCTGCGCTGGGCTTCAAGACCAAAGGCGTCCTCAAGAAGCGCTGCAAGGACTGCTACCTGGTGAAGAGGCGGGGACGGTGGTTCATCTACTGCAAAACCAACCCCAGGCACAAACAGAGGCAGATGTAG